Genomic window (Aethina tumida isolate Nest 87 chromosome 4, icAetTumi1.1, whole genome shotgun sequence):
AGAAGGCGGTCAGATGATGATGAAGATGAGAGGAGATCTGATGATGATGAAAATGAGGCTAGAAATAATGTTATCGAAGATGTAAGTTGTTTTTATAAcggtgttattaattttacacttcattatttatttctaggaTGAAGAAAAAGAAGCTGAACCTGAACCCATTCCAGAAACTCGTATCGACGTGGAAATTCCGAAAATTAGCTGCGATTTGGGCAGGGACATAAATTTTGTCAAACTACCTAATTTCTTATCCGTCGAGACTAGACCCTTCGATCCTGAAACGTACGAAGATGAAATCGATGAAGAAGAAACACTTGATGAAGAAGGTAGAGCAAGACTGAAATTGAAAGTAGAAAATACGATTCGGTGGAGAGAGTACTTGGATGACGAGGGTAATACGAAAAAAGAGTCAAATGCTCGCATTGTTCGATGGTCAGATGGGTCTTTCAGTTTACATCTAGGTTCAGAAATTTTTGATGTGTATAAACAACCATTACAAGTAaggaatttaataactaaattataaatatatatataaattgttattgttttcagGGTGATCACAATCACTTGTTTATCAGGCAAGGTACAGGTTTGCAAGGTCAGGCCGTTTTCCGCACAAAACTAAGTTTCAGACCGCATTCGACAGAGAGTTTCACACACAGAAAGATGACATTGTCTCTTGCCGATCGCTCACAAAAAACAAGCGgcatcaaaattttatcacaAGTTGGATTTGATCCAGATCATGACAAGGCTTTGAAAATTAAGGTTTGTAGTACCATAATTTTGCcattctataataaaataaaaataataatattcataaaattaattatttcagaaaGAGGAAGAGAAACTACGACAAACTGCAAAACAAACTAAACCAGTCAGGAAGAAGAAAGACGACGGACCCAGAGTACATATTGGAGGTTCTGGCGGTTTCACTAGAGAAGATGATGGTAGTGATGAAGATGGAGGTGGCATTTCTCTTAATGCTATTAAAAACAAGTACAAATCAGGTTCTGGAAAAGgtaattacatatataaattatatcatatatctttactaactttattaaattattttcaataaacaagGAAAAAATGCTAAAggtaataattactaatataaacaaaatgattttataacaaaactgttttaacactattttataaaagataaaatatttgtaggtGGAGCCATTTACTCTTCAGATGAAGAAGGATCTGACATTGAAGACAGAAGATCAAGGAAATTGGATAAACCAAAGGCACTTAAGGATTCTGATGATTCTGAAGATAGTGATTaagtattaatgtttattattgataagttttttaataaaattactattttattactaatcttttatttaataaaatatcagtctGCTGTCAGATCCTGTTGCTTGTGGACCTTCATGTGTGTATTTAATGTACCTTTTTGAGCAAATGCTTGACTGCATATGGTACAGGTGTAAGGTCTTTcccctaaaaatattataattctcAAATAATGGTTGGtactttatttacaaatgttaCCTGTGTGTGTCCGTATGTGTTTCTTTAAGGTTCCTTTAATGGCAAAACTTTTTCCACAAGTGGGACATAAATATGGTTTTTCACCACTATGTATCCTCATGTGTACAACAAGACGTCCactttgattaaatttcttgTTACATATTTTGCATTGCATTGGTTTTTCacctggaaaaaattatttataaaattgaaatactttaaattgccaaaaaacaaaatttttacctGTATGGGTACGAATATGGGAAGTGAGACTGCCAGCTTGGGGAAAATCCTTTCCGCAAATTTTACACGTAAATGGCCTTTCTCCTGTATGAGTCCTAGTATGTGTCATTAGAGTTCCGGGTGCTGCAAAACGTTTCTCGCACCAACGACACTCATATGGTCTTTCCCCTTAAAAacttgtacattttattaactgtcTATGACCCTTGCAAACATACCATACCTGTATGACTGAATGAATGGATTTTTAGATTGTGTGCTTGTTTAAAACCTTTTCCACAGATACTACATAGATATGGGTTTTCTTCAGTGTGAGTTAATTTGTGCCTTGCTAAGGTACTGTGGAACCTAAAGGTTTTGTTGCATACATCACAAGTTTTGGGTAAATTTCTCATTTTCCTTGTTATTTCCTGTTTGGAtagattatttacagtaaaattaGAATCTGTTCTAGACTCTTTCAG
Coding sequences:
- the LOC109605854 gene encoding gastrula zinc finger protein XlCGF8.2DB isoform X1; amino-acid sequence: MNYESLSHNSASNICRTCLKESEDLKSIFSIDNEMSISQILMLCANITIYEKDGLPEKICSSCSQKMFSAYSFRQLCENSEAHLKQCLNKLESVSVVEEVNNDVVYFHHTSHPSSSDESNQKLYKSDIHTSSNEAICDITKNSSTRCDKYLKESRTDSNFTVNNLSKQEITRKMRNLPKTCDVCNKTFRFHSTLARHKLTHTEENPYLCSICGKGFKQAHNLKIHSFSHTGERPYECRWCEKRFAAPGTLMTHTRTHTGERPFTCKICGKDFPQAGSLTSHIRTHTGEKPMQCKICNKKFNQSGRLVVHMRIHSGEKPYLCPTCGKSFAIKGTLKKHIRTHTGERPYTCTICSQAFAQKGTLNTHMKVHKQQDLTAD
- the LOC109605854 gene encoding gastrula zinc finger protein XlCGF8.2DB isoform X4, whose product is MFSAYSFRQLCENSEAHLKQCLNKLESVSVVEEVNNDVVYFHHTSHPSSSDESNQKLYKSDIHTSSNEAICDITKNSSTRCDKYLKESRTDSNFTVNNLSKQEITRKMRNLPKTCDVCNKTFRFHSTLARHKLTHTEENPYLCSICGKGFKQAHNLKIHSFSHTGERPYECRWCEKRFAAPGTLMTHTRTHTGERPFTCKICGKDFPQAGSLTSHIRTHTGEKPMQCKICNKKFNQSGRLVVHMRIHSGEKPYLCPTCGKSFAIKGTLKKHIRTHTGERPYTCTICSQAFAQKGTLNTHMKVHKQQDLTAD
- the LOC109605854 gene encoding gastrula zinc finger protein XlCGF8.2DB isoform X3, which codes for MSISQILMLCANITIYEKDGLPEKICSSCSQKMFSAYSFRQLCENSEAHLKQCLNKLESVSVVEEVNNDVVYFHHTSHPSSSDESNQKLYKSDIHTSSNEAICDITKNSSTRCDKYLKESRTDSNFTVNNLSKQEITRKMRNLPKTCDVCNKTFRFHSTLARHKLTHTEENPYLCSICGKGFKQAHNLKIHSFSHTGERPYECRWCEKRFAAPGTLMTHTRTHTGERPFTCKICGKDFPQAGSLTSHIRTHTGEKPMQCKICNKKFNQSGRLVVHMRIHSGEKPYLCPTCGKSFAIKGTLKKHIRTHTGERPYTCTICSQAFAQKGTLNTHMKVHKQQDLTAD
- the LOC109605854 gene encoding gastrula zinc finger protein XlCGF8.2DB isoform X2, which codes for MNYESLSHNSASNICRTCLKESEDLKSIFSIDNEMSISQILMLCANITIYEKDGLPEKICSSCSQKMFSAYSFRQLCENSEAHLKQCLNKLESVSVVEEVNNDVVYFHHTSHPSSSDESNQKLYKSDIHTSSNEAICDITKNSTRCDKYLKESRTDSNFTVNNLSKQEITRKMRNLPKTCDVCNKTFRFHSTLARHKLTHTEENPYLCSICGKGFKQAHNLKIHSFSHTGERPYECRWCEKRFAAPGTLMTHTRTHTGERPFTCKICGKDFPQAGSLTSHIRTHTGEKPMQCKICNKKFNQSGRLVVHMRIHSGEKPYLCPTCGKSFAIKGTLKKHIRTHTGERPYTCTICSQAFAQKGTLNTHMKVHKQQDLTAD